The Nicotiana tabacum cultivar K326 chromosome 1, ASM71507v2, whole genome shotgun sequence genome segment AAAACGAGCATTTTAGTAATGTTTTGTTACCAAATATTGAGAcatctattttttcctttttaacaaTGAAAAATTAGGCCTGTACCTTCTTAACTACCATTATGCAGCAAGAAAACGGGATTAACAGATTGCCAGGATTACATGAGGAAGCACGTCaataaaactggaaaaaaaataagaTTACAATAGAGATTTGGGGGACAAATTTTAATTGAAAGATTGGCCACAGTTACTTttacatcaatgaaaacaattGTGGACATTAACTCTACATTACCCAATTCTACCATGACGAATTGTACAAATGACAGGTAAGAACCATTTCCTGGCAGAAACTACGCAAtctcatcaaatttcacagagGGCCTTCAATGTCGTCCTGTGGAGTTTAAAACCGAATACCCTGGGAACATAATTCTGCGATTGCTCTTGCGGCTTGAGATGCCCATAAGTCATAAAAAAGAGGTGAGGAAATGTTGTCCCAATGTAAGCTCCGTCAATATCTTGGCCGGTTAAAGAAATCAGATCCAAGGATGAGTAATACTTTAGTCACAGTAAGGGAGGAAACACTAAAATGAACTGTGTGCAGAACTAATCTGGATGTTAATATGCATCCCATGTCCTAAGGCAATTCAAAATATGCAGAATCACAAAAGAAACTTCAAGCACAACCAATCCAAgctaacaaaaaaagaaaagcataCATGAGAAGAGCAGTGTTGTTTGAAGGATCATTAGATACATGCTTAAAACCTGAAACTAGGGCGAAACAAGTTGTGTGATTTGCCTCACTTGAGAGGCGCCTTCAGTGCAGGCACTAAGGAGCCAAGACATGTGCATCATTACCCTTGGGCACTATCTTGATGACAGTGACCAAGCAATAAATATTTTACCTAAATTCTTTTGTGTATATGATTCGTTTGGGTTTATAGTTATTTAATTTTGAACTACAAATATGTTTACATCTTTCCCTTCAATTGTGTCTTTCTCCTTTAAGTCAGGCACTTAATTTGCTCTGCAGTTGGCTTAAAGCGCAAATAGATGCCAGTTTTTTTCGCCTTTTGCCTTTAATAGCACTTGCTAACGAGGAAGTGTTTTAGGGAAAAAGGCATAAAGTGATAACAGTGAAGGATACTGCCTTGGTATTTTGATCGTGGATAGTAGATATCTTCACATTTTGGACAATAAATTTTTACAGTACTTGAGCGTGGAATATCAGACTGACCAACTGGAAGACAAGGCTGTCCACTGCAATAAACTCGTGGGCATCTACCAAAGTCGTAGTTCTTGTACTTCTCCAACTGAAAAACGTTTACCAggaaatcatttttcaaaaaacgaAGACCACCAAAGGAAAGGAAAATACGGGGGTTGGGTGtgtgggtttttttttttttttttttttgtgggggggggggggggggggggggcggtaGAGGAAGCAACCAAAGCAGATAACACCAGAATCCTAAAAACGGCGACAGCCTGACATAAGATGCATTACCATTGCAGCCATTCCCTTGCTGGTCAAAATATATCGGACGTGGATCAAGCCATAGAGCATCTCTGCTGCTGATTCAACCAATTCATTCTGCCCTTCAGTGAACATATCACCTATTCAAAGCAGGACAAATTAAAAACTCCTATTAACATTTTTAGTTGCAGTAAAATAGAGACCAAAATTTGCACTTTGAATGGGAAGAATGCCTTGTTTCTCAACACGAAAGCCGAAATTAAAAACAAAGGAATCCAAAAGCTTGGTATGGCACCATATGTACAAGGACAAGCTAGCAAGGAAGAGGttattattttattctgttaAGAAAAATGGACCTTGGTTTGATTCAACTCCAACAACTAGCTCATGAGATGAGTAATTCTCAAAGACCATACAAGGAACAATAATTCATCTCCTCAACCTATGTGGATATTCTAACACAAGATTCAACAGTTTGTACCGAAAAGCCTGTttaattaagcaaaataataatCCCAAAGTTAGAGCACATCAATTTTCCTAGCATTAGAATTCATTCGGTGACCACAATATGTGATTACAGCGGCATGCCTCTTcacaaaaatgaaacaaatgaaaATCGAATATTCTGCAAAGCAGACAGAATTATGTACAAAGTTTTTTTGATCGGTCAGAATTATGCATAAATTTAATAGTAGCATCTAATTTCAAGGTAAAGTAGTCTTTTTTCAGTCAGAAATTTGCAAAGAACTAAAAAATCCCTATAGATATTGGCTCTGTTTTCATCCAAGTTAAGCCAGACGTCCCAAACCAATTGAGCAAAGTATCTGATTTGGGGGATAAGCTGGGGACCAGTTCCATACTtcctctttcatttttttttttttttggggtgggtgggggggggggggtgtcccAATTCCTTAAGGTTGCATTCATAAAACAGATAAACTATTCTTCAGAGGTTTAGCAGGCTTATCAACAGAGACTGAATGTTTATTTGCGCTAACTTTTTATCAATAGCCACCACCAGAAACTACCCATCCCAGGAGagtttatctttcttttctttttttgataaggtGAGAGTTTATCTATTGAAACAAGAAATTTTTCCGAATTCCTGAAATTGGAACCTGCAGAAGTGATGCCCAAGCACTACACAGTTAAATCTTGAAAATATGTTTAATAACAATTGGAATTGGAATGGAGACGTCCTACAGAAAGAATAATTAGATGGTGGACTTGGCAGATTGATATTTTAACCAGCCGTACAAGCTAAAACAGATCACCGACTGTTTCCATCAGATAGAGATGAAGCTTAGATTACACCAATGATCTTATACGCAGTAACTGTATAGCTCTGCAGGAGTCCTGAAATAACAACATGATTCCAACAACCTTGAAGTGCCAAAGACAATAACCAGGCAACACTAATGATGTTCAGTATGTTTCCACTATGACTAAAATAACCTAACCCTTTTTATCCATGGAAGACCAAAAACTTGCATCATTAGATTGAAACGATAAGTTAAATGTAGTTCTAGTGCAATCTATccaaaaatattaggcaatctaAAGAAGCAACTATACTTACCATGCGAGGATTCAACATCAAGGATTAGATCAAGTGCAAAGTCATAGTATGGAACTTGACTGCTCAATCCACAGAGGTTAAAATCATCTTGAATGTAGTCGTCATCAACCTTGCAGAAGAACTCATTCCCACGCAGGTTACAAAACCAAGTAATCCATGATGTGTCATCTCCATCAGAATCACTAACATCAGATTCTTCACTGTCTGATTCAGATTCCTCTGCAAAATACACATCCATGGCATTTACTCATATCTTGCTTAAAATGCAAGTAAAAAAGTCAAATCATTAAGAAAACCGAAGCATAAGCAAAATAAAATGGCTGATGTCCCCAGGAGTAATGAAAACATAGTGGCCACATACTTTGGCTTTTCCAGTATCTTCGGGTGAAACACcaagagtacaacaacaacaacaacaactacccagtaaaatccgacaaagtggggtttggggagggtaatgtgtacgcagaccttacccctatcccgatagggcagagaggttgttttcgatagaccctcggctcagaaaacAAGAAAAGACAATTCATTAGTAACTCTAGTAGAAACCGTAATAGTAACAGAAGCATAACAACCAAAAGATAAATGACatgcaataacagtaaccagtAACTAAGGCCCGGGGCTAAGATAAACAGCAAGAATAGTGTGGATTCAACATAAACTGCAAGCCATCTAAGATCAACCCTAATCCAACCCCGCCTCACCCCCGGTATGAAGTAAGGAAAACTTTActaccccctaacctacaaccctaatgcttgacctccaagtcttcctatcaagggccatgtcctcaaaATCTGCAGTCGTACCACGTCCTGCCTGATCacatctccccaatacttcttaggcctccttctacctcttctcgtacccaccacggccaaccgctcacacctcctcaccggagcatcaaggcttctcctccgcacgtgcccgaaccatctgagcctcgcttcccgcatcttgtcatccacaggGGTCACGCCCACCTTcttccgaatatcttcattcctaatcttgtctatcctagtgtgcccgcacatccacctcagcatCCTTATCTCTGCTACCTTTATCCTCTGGATATgggagttcttaaccggccaacactctgccccatacaacatggccggtctaacaaCATCTCTACAAAACTTACCTTTGAGaatcggtggcactttcttgtgacacaagactccagatacaagcctccatttcatccagccCGCCCCTATACGGTGAGTGACGTCCTCGTCGATCTCTCCGTCCCCCCTGGATCATcgacccaagatacttgaagctatctctcttggggatgacctgtgatccAAGCCTCACGTCCCTGCCTACTTCCCTCGACTCAGCGCTAAATTTGCACTCCAGGTACTCTGTCTTAGACctgctcaatttgaaacccttagactcgagggtctatctccaaacctccaatctctcgttaacaccgaacctcgtctcatcaattagaactatgtcatcagcaaataagatataccatggcacatccccttgaatatggtgtgtcaatGCATCCATCACCAAGacaaataagaacgggctaagcGCAGAGACTTAGTGTAATCCCATAACCGGGAAATGCTCTGAGTCGCCTCCCACAGTCCTAACCTTAGTCTTAGCTCCATCGTACATGTCCTTGATTGCTCTTATGTAGGCTACCGGCACGCCCTTTGCCTCAAGACATCTCCAGAGCACCTCCCTGgggaccttgtcatacgctttctccaagtcaataaacatcatgtgcagatccttcttcttatccctgtactgttccaccaacctcctaataaggtggatagcttccgtagtggagcgacccggcatgaacccaaactgattgtcggatatagacgtcgtcttcctcaccctcaacctccaccaccctctcccagactttcatggtatggctaagtaacttgatacccctataattgttacaacactggatatcacctttgttcttgtacaacggtaCCACTGTACTCGACCTCCACTCCtccggcatcctcttcgtcctaaaaattacattgaacaacccagtcaaccactccaatcctgctctacccacacacttccaaaactcAACCGGGATttcatctggcccggtcgctctacCCCTACTAATCTTACGCAAAGCCCCCACGACCTCCTCCACCTTAATGCGCCTGCAATACCTAAAATCTCGGAGACTCTCTGAATGCCCCAAGTCCCCTAGCGCTATATCCCGGCCCCCCTCCTCGTTCAGAAGACCATAGAAGTACGTTTGCCATCTCTGCTTAATCTGGGACTctcccatcaatactctaccatcctcgtctttgatgcaccttacttggtccagatcctGGGCCTTCCTCTCCCTCGCTTTAGCCAGCCGAAACAACTTCCTATCCCTGCCTTTCTCCCCTAATTCCTTGTATAGGCGGCCAAACGCTGCATTCTTAGCCTCCATGACTGCCAGCTTTGCCTCATTCCTTGCCACTTTGTACCTCTCTCTATTCGCTCTCCTCTCCTCCTCGCTCGTGCTCCCTGCCAACTTCGCGTACGCTACCTTCTTCgcctccactttaccttggactacgtcattccaccaccagtcgccTTGGTGCCTGCCAGAAAAACCCTTAGATATCCCTAGCACCTCTCTTGTCGCCTCCCTCACATAGTTCGCCGTCGTTGACCACATAGTGCTTGCGTCtccactactcctccaagctcCTATAGCGGATAACCTCCCATCCAATTCCTGGGCTTTATCCTTGGTTAACGCTCCCCATCTAATCCTCGGTCGGCCACGAGCatgcctcttcttcctcttcatcatAATGCCGACGTCCATCACTAAGAGCCTATGCTGAGTCGCGAGTGTCTCTCCcgggataaccttgcaatccttgcacaaacCTCTATCACTCCTTCTGAGGAGAAGGTAATTGATCTGAGTCTTCACCGCCGAACTTTGGAAAGTAACCAGATAACCAGATGCTCCTCCTTCTTCGGAAAAGTCGAGTTCACAATCACCAGCTCGAAAGCCTTGGCGAAGTCTAACAGCGAAGTACCTCCTCTGTTCCCAACTCCAAGgccaaagccgccatgcacctcgccataactACCAGCAGCTGACCTAATATGGCCATTAAAATCCCCTCAAATAAATAACCTTTCAGTAGGTGGAATACTGCGCACAATCTCGTCCAAACCCTCCCAAAAGCGCCTCTTAACCTCCTCATCCAAGCCCGCTTGCGGCGATTAAGCGCTAACTACATTGAGGGTGCACTAACCAATCACCAACATAATAAACATTAGCCTATTATTCACTCGCCTAACCTCCACCACAAACTCTCTAAGATCCCTATCCACaaagatacccactccattcttacccctcacgactctagagtaccacaacttatacccatccgcaTTCCTCGCCTTCGACCCTGCCCACCTAGTCTCCGAGACACAAGCTATATTAACCTTCCTCTTCTGGAGAATCTTTGC includes the following:
- the LOC107787558 gene encoding casein kinase II subunit beta-1-like, yielding MYRDRGGGGGPLDRKRIINVALDKQLEKSSAAPTSRALKKKAVPSNSAVITGKSHHRNINQHMDTLSSSTLITKTKCSDEESESDSEESDVSDSDGDDTSWITWFCNLRGNEFFCKVDDDYIQDDFNLCGLSSQVPYYDFALDLILDVESSHGDMFTEGQNELVESAAEMLYGLIHVRYILTSKGMAAMLEKYKNYDFGRCPRVYCSGQPCLPVGQSDIPRSSTVKIYCPKCEDIYYPRSKYQGNIDGAYIGTTFPHLFFMTYGHLKPQEQSQNYVPRVFGFKLHRTTLKALCEI